The genomic segment TGTTGAAGGTAGAATAATACAATTGGAAAATATGCTTAGAAATGCAAGTGTTATAGATGAAAACGATATTGAAATAGATGTAGTAAGTATAGGATCTATAGTTAAGGTTAAGGATTATGAGTTTGATGAAGAAGTTGAATTTTATATAGTGGGTTCAGCAGAAGCAGATCCAATGATAAATAAAATATCGAATGAATCACCAGTTGGATGTGCACTCGTTGGTAAGAAATCAGGAGCAATTATAGAAGTTGCAGTTCCAGATGGTGTTGGTAGGTATGAAGTATTGGAAGTGCGACGTGGGTAATTGTTTAAAAATTATTTAATTTTTATAGAACATAGGGGTACTTAACAATTTATAATTGGTAGGTGCCCTAAAGAAATATATACATAGAAGAAATATGGCAGAATAAATGATTAGTAATTATTTTCTGACCTGGGAAAAACAGGAGGGATATTAATGTCGAACGAAA from the Clostridium sp. CM027 genome contains:
- the greA gene encoding transcription elongation factor GreA; protein product: MSVPKQYVMTYEGITKLEGELEFLKTVKRKDITEKIKVALGYGDLTENSEYDEAKNEQAFVEGRIIQLENMLRNASVIDENDIEIDVVSIGSIVKVKDYEFDEEVEFYIVGSAEADPMINKISNESPVGCALVGKKSGAIIEVAVPDGVGRYEVLEVRRG